One window from the genome of Terrimicrobium sacchariphilum encodes:
- a CDS encoding SPFH domain-containing protein, translating into MEIFFGLLFGLTAYLIFRSLALGFYTVAPNERAVITSFGRAQRLKGSTLDTPLADDLSETDRERYIFPQIQVIPPGGPYFRWPWQKVHKVNIAIATASIAYDPETPDANQGGMVLEAVTQDQLNIGVTGQIRFSICEANLYAFLFGVKNPIAHVMGYFVSVLRERIATFRAPEDNTSGEQHLEGISINDLRKNLNLLNEQMDQHCRSSAARYGIVLDASLITGIDPPPQIDGALAAINTAHNEVSSEISVAQALADQRIEESRRAVEIQTMNAEAEVEPLNWLAEQLRQLKQSGPDAIPGYLRNVRLDLYKRARRIIVEAKS; encoded by the coding sequence ATCGAGATCTTCTTCGGGTTACTCTTCGGATTAACGGCTTATCTTATCTTCCGCTCGCTCGCCCTCGGTTTCTATACCGTCGCGCCCAACGAGCGTGCGGTCATCACCAGCTTTGGCCGGGCTCAACGGCTGAAGGGAAGCACACTCGACACTCCCCTCGCGGATGATCTCTCCGAGACGGACCGCGAGCGCTATATCTTTCCGCAAATCCAGGTGATCCCGCCCGGCGGCCCATATTTCCGCTGGCCCTGGCAAAAAGTGCACAAGGTCAACATCGCCATTGCGACCGCCAGCATCGCCTACGATCCCGAGACACCCGACGCCAACCAGGGTGGCATGGTCCTCGAGGCCGTGACGCAGGATCAACTCAATATCGGCGTCACCGGGCAGATCCGCTTCAGCATTTGCGAGGCGAATCTCTATGCCTTCCTCTTCGGCGTGAAGAACCCCATCGCCCACGTGATGGGATATTTCGTTTCCGTGCTGCGGGAACGCATCGCGACCTTCCGCGCGCCGGAGGATAACACCTCCGGCGAACAGCACCTCGAGGGCATCTCGATTAACGACCTGCGCAAGAACTTGAATCTCCTCAACGAGCAGATGGACCAGCACTGCCGCAGCTCCGCCGCACGCTATGGCATCGTCCTCGACGCCTCGCTCATCACCGGCATCGACCCGCCGCCGCAGATCGACGGCGCACTCGCCGCGATCAACACCGCGCACAACGAAGTTTCCTCCGAGATCAGCGTGGCCCAGGCCCTCGCCGACCAGCGTATCGAGGAAAGCCGCCGCGCCGTGGAAATCCAGACCATGAACGCGGAAGCCGAGGTCGAACCGCTCAACTGGCTGGCCGAGCAACTCCGCCAGCTCAAGCAAAGCGGCCCCGATGCCATTCCCGGCTATCTGAGAAACGTACGCCTCGATCTCTACAAGCGCGCCCGCCGCATCATCGTGGAGGCAAAGTCATGA
- a CDS encoding GH36-type glycosyl hydrolase domain-containing protein, with the protein MNPYGYFDDDNREYVITRPDTPLPWLNYLGQDDLFGLCTNTGGGYTFYRDAKLRRLTRYRYNEIPYDNNGRYLYIKDGDTIWNPTWKPTRTALDRYECRHGLGYSRITAEKNGIEVEVLFFIPNNETVELWKTTVRNKSGQARDIQLFSFIEFCLYEAQNDATNYQRTYSIGEVEQEDGVIYHKTEYRERRSHYTIFGCTHPVAGFDTSRDAFVGVHNGLHDPKVVLAGKSANSIAHGWNPIGSHSLDLHLAGGEEKVFTFVLGYVEVGDAAKFDAPFVMNKAAGRAIMEKYSDVKDVDRAFTDMTTRWDERLGVFQVQSPSPELNRMGNIWNQVQCMTTFNLSRSASLFETGIGRGMGYRDSNQDILGFVHMVPEKARQRVLDIAATQMSSGLCFHQYQPLTKKGNADIGGGFMDDHLWLVLSTCAYIKETGDTSILSEDIGYADQPDDAKSGTLLDHLELSIRYCLENVGPHGLPLIGHADWNDCLNLNCFSTEPNESFQLAGHGADDKVAESVMIAGLFLNASDLLAGLYDHLGQAGDAARIRAGYDTILSAVDQHGWDGKWFVRAYDAYGKPVGSAVNEEGRIYIESQGWCILGGVGIEDGRARTALDSVHEHLFFEHGCVLQQPAYSEYHVELGEVSSYPPGYKENAGVFCHNNPWIQFALMKLGDGDRAFLYYLSICPAAKEDIIDTYRAEPYVYSQMIAGKDAANPGEAKNAWLTGCAAWTFLTVSQGFCGIQPDYTGLRLDPCIPSHWPEFKVTRKFRGATYDITVKNPSGKSKGITSLVVDGQMVPGNIIPTAPAGRTVTVEAVLA; encoded by the coding sequence GTGAATCCTTACGGTTACTTCGACGACGACAACCGGGAATACGTCATCACGCGCCCGGACACACCGCTCCCCTGGCTGAACTATCTCGGCCAGGACGACCTCTTCGGCCTCTGCACGAATACCGGCGGCGGCTATACCTTTTACCGCGACGCCAAGCTTCGCCGCCTCACCCGCTACCGCTACAACGAGATCCCGTACGACAATAACGGGCGATACCTCTACATCAAGGACGGCGACACGATCTGGAATCCGACATGGAAACCGACCCGTACGGCGCTGGATCGTTACGAGTGCCGCCATGGCCTCGGCTACAGCCGCATCACGGCAGAGAAGAACGGCATCGAGGTCGAGGTGCTCTTTTTCATTCCCAACAACGAGACGGTGGAACTGTGGAAGACCACCGTCCGCAACAAATCCGGCCAGGCCCGCGACATCCAGCTCTTCAGCTTCATTGAATTCTGTCTCTACGAGGCCCAGAACGACGCGACGAACTACCAGCGCACCTACTCGATCGGCGAGGTCGAGCAGGAGGACGGCGTGATCTATCACAAAACGGAATACCGCGAACGGCGCAGTCATTACACCATCTTTGGCTGCACGCATCCCGTGGCCGGCTTTGACACCTCGCGCGACGCCTTTGTCGGCGTTCACAACGGCCTGCACGATCCAAAGGTCGTCCTGGCCGGGAAATCCGCTAACTCCATCGCGCATGGCTGGAATCCCATCGGGTCCCACTCCCTCGATCTGCATCTCGCTGGCGGAGAGGAGAAGGTCTTCACCTTCGTCCTCGGTTACGTCGAGGTCGGCGACGCAGCGAAATTCGACGCTCCCTTCGTCATGAACAAGGCGGCTGGCCGGGCCATCATGGAGAAGTACAGCGACGTCAAAGACGTCGACCGCGCCTTCACCGATATGACGACCCGTTGGGATGAACGCCTCGGTGTCTTCCAGGTGCAAAGCCCCAGCCCGGAACTCAACCGCATGGGGAACATCTGGAACCAGGTGCAGTGCATGACCACCTTCAACCTCAGCCGCTCGGCCTCGCTGTTCGAGACCGGCATCGGGCGAGGTATGGGCTACCGTGACTCCAACCAGGACATCCTCGGCTTTGTCCACATGGTGCCGGAGAAGGCCCGCCAGCGCGTGCTCGACATCGCCGCCACGCAGATGTCCAGCGGACTGTGCTTTCACCAGTACCAACCGCTCACCAAGAAGGGCAACGCCGACATCGGCGGAGGGTTCATGGACGACCATCTCTGGCTTGTCCTCTCCACCTGCGCGTACATCAAGGAAACCGGGGATACGTCAATACTCAGCGAGGATATCGGCTATGCCGACCAGCCGGATGATGCCAAATCCGGCACGCTGCTCGACCATCTGGAACTCTCCATCCGCTACTGCCTGGAGAATGTCGGGCCGCACGGCCTCCCGCTCATCGGCCACGCCGACTGGAACGATTGCCTGAACCTCAACTGCTTCTCGACCGAGCCGAACGAATCCTTCCAGCTCGCAGGGCATGGAGCCGATGACAAGGTGGCGGAATCCGTAATGATCGCCGGACTGTTTCTCAACGCCTCCGATCTGCTGGCCGGTCTCTACGACCATCTCGGCCAAGCGGGGGATGCCGCGCGCATTCGGGCCGGATACGACACAATCCTCTCCGCCGTCGACCAGCACGGCTGGGATGGAAAGTGGTTCGTCCGCGCCTACGACGCCTACGGCAAGCCGGTCGGCTCCGCCGTCAACGAGGAAGGCCGCATTTACATCGAGAGCCAGGGATGGTGCATCCTTGGCGGAGTCGGCATCGAGGACGGACGCGCCCGCACTGCGCTCGACAGCGTGCACGAGCACCTTTTCTTCGAGCATGGCTGCGTGCTGCAACAGCCCGCGTACAGCGAGTATCACGTCGAGCTGGGCGAGGTCTCCAGCTATCCGCCGGGCTACAAAGAGAATGCCGGCGTATTCTGCCACAACAACCCGTGGATTCAGTTTGCCCTGATGAAGCTGGGCGACGGCGACCGCGCCTTCCTGTACTATCTCTCGATCTGCCCGGCCGCGAAGGAAGACATCATCGATACCTATCGCGCGGAACCCTACGTCTACAGCCAGATGATCGCGGGCAAGGACGCCGCCAACCCGGGCGAAGCCAAAAATGCATGGCTCACCGGCTGCGCGGCATGGACCTTCCTGACGGTCAGCCAGGGATTCTGCGGCATCCAGCCCGACTACACCGGGCTGCGCCTCGATCCGTGCATTCCGTCCCACTGGCCGGAGTTCAAGGTCACCCGCAAATTCCGCGGCGCGACTTATGACATCACGGTGAAAAATCCCTCCGGCAAATCGAAGGGCATTACTTCGCTCGTGGTCGATGGCCAGATGGTCCCTGGCAACATCATACCGACAGCCCCGGCCGGTCGGACTGTAACGGTCGAGGCCGTACTCGCCTAA
- the uidA gene encoding beta-glucuronidase: MLYPQENETREVKDLSGVWNFRVDRHSTGRDEEWFRQPLSDTMPMPVPASYNDLTQDITIRDHIGDVWYERTFYVPSSWRGKRVSIRFSSAEHNAVAWVNGREVVAHKGGHLPFAADISDIVTYGAENRVTVVVNNILTWDTLPPGFIRTYDDMNHPPGYRIQEIQFDFFNYSGLSRPVVLTATSPTRIEDIAIRANSEGCTGIVDYAVTTTGDSARITVRILDELGREVAAAAEASGTLKIENVTLWKPGQAYLYTLEAKATVSTGAVVDIYRETFGVRTVRVTDTQFFINDEPFYFQGCCKHEDMDLKGRGLDHALNIKDFNLMNWIGANSFRTSHYPYSEEILQLADRTGMVIIDESPAVGMRSDNPAEPTYSEERISSRTLAHHKQVMRELITRDKNHPCVVMWSVGNEPIVNEPKAGDYWGEVVAETRRLDPTRPVTLVIGDVVKPAECHPFQHVDVMCINRYHSWYSDPGHLELIELQTVAELTPWHEHFQKPLIISEYGADTIAGFHADPPVMFSEEYQVAMLENFHKGFDRLHFVIGEHVWNFADFATKQGVSRVIGNKKGVFTRQRQPKAAAHALRKRWSEPRKKIN, encoded by the coding sequence ATGCTCTATCCCCAAGAAAACGAAACCCGCGAAGTCAAAGACCTCTCGGGAGTCTGGAACTTCCGCGTCGATCGCCACTCGACGGGCCGCGACGAAGAGTGGTTCCGCCAGCCTCTCTCCGACACCATGCCGATGCCGGTGCCAGCGAGTTACAACGACCTCACCCAGGACATCACCATTCGCGATCACATCGGCGACGTCTGGTACGAACGCACCTTCTACGTCCCCTCCTCCTGGCGCGGCAAGCGGGTGAGCATTCGCTTTTCGAGCGCCGAGCATAACGCAGTGGCGTGGGTGAATGGACGCGAGGTCGTCGCGCACAAGGGCGGCCACCTGCCATTCGCCGCCGACATCTCCGACATCGTCACCTACGGAGCGGAAAACCGCGTTACCGTCGTGGTGAACAACATCCTCACCTGGGACACCCTGCCGCCGGGCTTCATCCGCACGTACGACGACATGAACCACCCTCCGGGATATCGCATCCAGGAGATCCAGTTCGACTTTTTCAACTACTCCGGCCTCAGCCGCCCGGTGGTATTGACCGCCACCTCGCCGACCCGCATTGAGGACATAGCCATTCGCGCGAACAGCGAGGGCTGCACTGGCATCGTCGATTACGCCGTGACCACCACGGGCGACTCCGCCCGGATTACCGTGCGCATTCTCGATGAACTGGGCCGCGAGGTCGCTGCCGCCGCCGAGGCGTCAGGCACCCTGAAGATCGAAAACGTCACGCTTTGGAAGCCCGGCCAGGCCTACCTTTACACGCTGGAGGCAAAAGCCACAGTCAGCACGGGCGCTGTCGTGGACATCTACCGCGAGACCTTCGGCGTTCGTACGGTGCGGGTGACCGACACGCAGTTCTTCATCAACGACGAGCCGTTTTATTTCCAGGGCTGCTGCAAGCACGAGGACATGGACCTGAAGGGCCGCGGCCTCGACCACGCGCTCAACATCAAGGACTTCAACCTCATGAACTGGATCGGGGCGAATTCCTTCCGCACCTCGCATTATCCCTACTCCGAGGAAATCCTCCAGCTTGCGGATCGCACCGGCATGGTGATCATCGACGAATCCCCCGCCGTGGGAATGCGGTCCGACAATCCCGCCGAGCCCACCTACAGCGAGGAGCGCATCTCGTCGCGCACCCTCGCCCACCACAAGCAGGTCATGCGCGAACTCATCACTCGCGACAAGAACCACCCCTGCGTCGTGATGTGGAGCGTGGGCAACGAACCCATCGTCAATGAGCCCAAGGCGGGCGACTACTGGGGCGAGGTCGTGGCGGAAACCCGCAGGCTCGATCCCACCCGGCCGGTCACGCTCGTCATCGGCGACGTGGTGAAGCCCGCCGAGTGCCATCCCTTTCAGCATGTCGACGTGATGTGCATCAATCGCTACCACAGTTGGTACTCAGACCCCGGCCACCTGGAGTTGATCGAGTTGCAAACCGTGGCGGAACTCACTCCGTGGCACGAGCATTTTCAAAAGCCGCTCATCATTAGTGAATATGGCGCCGACACCATCGCCGGCTTTCATGCCGATCCTCCGGTCATGTTCAGCGAGGAGTATCAAGTGGCCATGCTGGAGAACTTTCACAAGGGCTTTGACCGGCTCCATTTCGTTATCGGAGAGCATGTTTGGAATTTTGCGGACTTCGCGACCAAACAGGGCGTCAGCCGGGTCATCGGCAACAAAAAAGGCGTCTTCACCCGCCAGCGCCAGCCCAAGGCGGCGGCTCATGCTTTACGAAAGCGCTGGAGTGAACCTCGTAAAAAAATAAACTAA
- a CDS encoding SGNH/GDSL hydrolase family protein has product MTRAGVAGLLLSVFLSLDAVAADHPLRVVGTGGRIGVGAYKQAGPVSAYWQRTPHMLGGPVSEITIGFMNWLHTTSMEAPNPSPVTIEYAWLERGSTGQIVPLTFTGGRQLVMPANDVAPYHLSDPVPSSVWQGTPPSRDEIFWVHAKGSIPSGGSLPVGTPASYSGSRFLVYDGTKEPGAKDVAGPLPAIPGANARPAGLPLLFLGRYTEPGHLSVIGLGDSILFGMGDSENPVSVISGFGFFNRAAVDEKGANAIAMLNLTRSGETAATWVARHDRQAQLLPFANVVVEEFGTNDIGSNGSKANPQGVYERLQSIWNTAREAGVQKIVRTRLMPRTSSTDRQWASAADQTPNPGWGPGEARDQLNDLLSKALAEGKIDTLVDTLTPVADPENSHLWITNGTKAYATGDGTHPRPAGYALLAPPLREALLKIKVDDASAASR; this is encoded by the coding sequence ATGACACGCGCGGGTGTCGCAGGGCTCCTGCTTTCCGTCTTTCTGTCCCTTGATGCCGTCGCTGCCGATCATCCCTTGCGCGTCGTCGGCACCGGAGGACGCATTGGCGTCGGGGCTTACAAACAGGCGGGGCCGGTATCCGCCTACTGGCAGCGCACCCCGCACATGCTGGGCGGTCCGGTTTCAGAAATCACCATCGGCTTCATGAACTGGCTGCACACGACATCGATGGAGGCGCCGAACCCCAGCCCGGTGACGATTGAATACGCGTGGCTGGAGCGCGGCAGCACCGGCCAGATCGTTCCACTGACCTTTACCGGCGGGCGTCAGCTTGTCATGCCAGCCAACGACGTCGCCCCATATCATTTGTCAGATCCCGTGCCGTCCTCGGTCTGGCAGGGCACGCCACCCTCGCGAGATGAGATTTTCTGGGTCCATGCCAAGGGCAGCATTCCGTCCGGCGGCTCGCTGCCGGTTGGCACTCCGGCAAGCTACAGTGGGTCGCGATTCCTCGTTTACGACGGAACGAAAGAGCCAGGAGCCAAAGATGTCGCCGGTCCACTGCCCGCGATTCCCGGAGCCAACGCACGCCCCGCAGGTCTGCCTCTGCTTTTTCTCGGTCGCTATACGGAACCCGGCCACCTCTCGGTCATCGGCCTGGGCGACAGCATTCTTTTCGGCATGGGCGATTCCGAGAATCCCGTGTCGGTGATATCGGGCTTCGGATTCTTCAATCGCGCCGCCGTCGATGAAAAGGGAGCCAACGCCATCGCCATGCTCAACCTGACGCGCTCCGGCGAGACCGCCGCCACATGGGTCGCCAGGCACGATCGGCAGGCCCAACTACTGCCCTTCGCCAATGTGGTCGTGGAGGAATTCGGCACCAATGACATCGGCTCCAATGGAAGCAAGGCCAACCCCCAAGGCGTTTACGAGCGTCTCCAGAGCATTTGGAACACCGCCCGCGAGGCCGGAGTGCAAAAGATCGTCCGCACCCGCCTGATGCCTCGCACATCGTCGACGGATCGCCAATGGGCCAGCGCCGCGGATCAGACGCCCAACCCAGGCTGGGGACCTGGCGAAGCACGCGACCAGCTCAATGACCTCCTGTCCAAGGCTCTCGCCGAAGGAAAGATCGACACCCTGGTCGACACGCTCACACCCGTGGCTGATCCGGAGAATTCACATCTCTGGATCACGAATGGAACGAAGGCCTACGCAACGGGCGACGGCACTCATCCGCGCCCGGCGGGTTATGCCCTGCTCGCGCCGCCGCTGCGCGAGGCGCTGCTCAAGATCAAAGTCGACGATGCCAGCGCCGCTTCGCGCTAA
- a CDS encoding FAD-dependent oxidoreductase, whose amino-acid sequence MSALHYHLPSEHTLNLTLKRDLCIYGGNSGGIAAAVAARRLGLSVVVLEPGRHLGGMTAGGLSLTDIGNKHAIGGVSREFYRRVGRHYGVPEHWRFEPHAAEQTYLDWVAEEGIEVHYGSFLAAVEVRDRDIVRLWTESGVEVQARCFIDCSYEGDLMAAAGVSFTIGRESNSAYGETLNGAQVRNKHQFELPVDPYVVEGDSASGLLPGIEPGEPVIGRGDRRVQAYNFRLCLSRNPENQRPFEKPEGYDRGRYELFARYLRAGYVPVFNKFDALVNDKVDMNNHGAFSTDFIGGNHAFLTASYAGREEIFQRHVAHVKGLLWFWKQDPEVPREFQEPFQNWGWAKDEFVDCGGFPHSLYVREGRRLVGDVVMTEHHCTGAERIEDSVGLAAYTMDSHNCRRFVRDGKVLNEGDVQVHSGPPYPISYRALIPRRGECGNLFVPFGLSASHIAFGSIRMEPVFMLLAESCVHAALLAIRGGVDVQDVPYEKLRDELLNAGQVLDPNINAADPQSGE is encoded by the coding sequence ATGTCTGCACTGCACTATCATCTCCCCTCAGAACACACTCTGAACCTCACCCTGAAGCGCGATCTTTGTATCTACGGAGGAAACTCCGGTGGCATTGCTGCGGCGGTGGCGGCGAGGCGCCTGGGATTGAGCGTCGTCGTCCTGGAGCCCGGGCGGCATCTGGGGGGAATGACGGCAGGTGGATTGAGCCTGACCGATATCGGCAACAAACATGCGATCGGCGGAGTCTCTCGGGAGTTCTATCGACGGGTGGGGCGACACTATGGAGTGCCGGAGCACTGGCGATTTGAACCCCACGCAGCCGAGCAGACTTATCTCGACTGGGTGGCGGAGGAGGGAATCGAGGTTCACTACGGGAGCTTCCTTGCGGCCGTGGAGGTGAGGGATCGCGACATCGTCCGGCTTTGGACGGAGAGCGGCGTCGAGGTGCAGGCGAGATGCTTTATCGACTGCTCCTACGAGGGCGATCTCATGGCGGCGGCGGGTGTGTCTTTTACAATTGGGCGGGAATCCAATAGCGCCTACGGTGAGACGCTCAACGGCGCCCAGGTGCGGAACAAGCACCAGTTCGAACTGCCGGTCGATCCGTATGTGGTCGAGGGGGACTCCGCCAGCGGATTGCTGCCCGGCATCGAGCCGGGCGAGCCGGTGATCGGCCGGGGTGATCGTCGCGTGCAGGCTTATAATTTCCGCCTTTGCCTGAGCAGGAATCCGGAAAATCAGCGGCCTTTTGAGAAACCCGAGGGCTATGACCGTGGGCGCTACGAGCTATTCGCCCGATACCTGCGAGCGGGTTACGTGCCGGTCTTTAACAAGTTCGACGCGCTGGTGAATGACAAGGTGGACATGAACAACCATGGGGCCTTCTCGACGGATTTCATCGGAGGGAATCACGCGTTCCTCACCGCGAGCTACGCAGGGCGGGAGGAGATTTTTCAGCGCCATGTCGCTCACGTGAAGGGTCTCCTGTGGTTCTGGAAGCAGGACCCGGAGGTGCCGCGGGAGTTTCAGGAGCCATTTCAAAACTGGGGCTGGGCGAAGGACGAGTTTGTCGATTGCGGGGGATTTCCCCATTCGCTCTATGTGCGCGAAGGCCGTCGGTTGGTGGGAGACGTCGTAATGACGGAACATCACTGCACGGGCGCAGAGCGAATCGAGGATTCAGTCGGCCTCGCTGCCTATACGATGGATTCGCACAACTGCCGGCGCTTCGTGCGCGACGGCAAGGTGCTCAATGAGGGTGACGTGCAGGTGCACTCCGGGCCGCCTTACCCGATCTCCTATCGGGCGCTGATTCCACGCCGGGGCGAATGCGGCAACCTTTTCGTGCCTTTCGGGCTGTCCGCGTCGCACATCGCATTTGGCTCGATCCGCATGGAGCCTGTTTTCATGCTTCTTGCAGAGTCCTGTGTCCACGCGGCGCTGCTGGCCATCCGCGGAGGAGTCGATGTGCAGGACGTCCCCTACGAAAAGCTGCGGGATGAACTCCTGAACGCCGGGCAGGTGTTGGATCCGAACATCAACGCAGCCGACCCGCAAAGCGGAGAGTAG
- a CDS encoding GntR family transcriptional regulator, giving the protein MKTPIPNQLKYKRVEAELRQLVMTLPVGSKLPAERDLAISYDCNFLTVRKSLKQLVDDGTIVRRIGSGTFVARKSNEPNSPSGTDKHIGVLVVQESNAYANRLIQAIAHAGLEQHVHLRSSWIRDFSDQSLRVVEQLKSDGCVAVTLPWFPHQKIDEVRKFVLRSPLPISLPMPIPGLEKNSFVESGAFGGNSPIEDLCQYYLGLGHKRLAFIGPDTTNDVFLQKVLTSFVCFTSRENLPSPSGLVSPGAPAMDKLAERWKSFRGDLAILSYDDEHAIRFMTAMHKIGLNAPDDYAIIGYNDTEASRYSDPPLSSVRQNFDYIGEWLLKSALGLSKNRICQSSKDPKLQLLVRNTCGGMDHLDTLKTFQLPTIDLILDSKGLPEPVISEEDEEEPALSSTP; this is encoded by the coding sequence TTGAAAACACCCATTCCCAATCAACTGAAGTACAAGCGCGTGGAAGCCGAGTTGCGCCAGCTCGTGATGACGCTGCCTGTCGGGAGCAAACTCCCGGCGGAGCGGGATCTCGCGATCTCCTACGACTGCAACTTCCTCACCGTGCGCAAGTCGCTCAAGCAGTTGGTGGACGACGGCACTATCGTGCGCCGCATCGGCAGCGGAACGTTCGTGGCACGCAAAAGCAACGAACCCAATTCTCCGTCCGGTACGGACAAGCACATCGGTGTCCTCGTGGTGCAGGAGAGCAACGCCTACGCCAATCGCCTCATCCAGGCCATAGCCCATGCCGGCCTCGAGCAGCACGTCCATCTGCGCTCCAGCTGGATACGTGATTTCTCCGATCAGTCCCTGCGCGTGGTCGAGCAGCTCAAGTCCGACGGCTGCGTGGCGGTGACGCTCCCGTGGTTCCCTCATCAAAAGATCGACGAGGTGCGGAAGTTCGTCCTGCGCAGTCCGCTGCCCATCAGCCTGCCCATGCCGATTCCCGGCCTGGAAAAGAACAGCTTCGTGGAGTCCGGCGCGTTCGGCGGCAACTCCCCCATCGAGGACCTGTGTCAGTATTACCTCGGCCTCGGCCACAAGCGCCTCGCCTTCATCGGCCCGGATACGACGAATGATGTCTTCCTCCAGAAGGTGCTCACCTCCTTTGTCTGCTTCACGTCGCGCGAGAATCTGCCAAGTCCCTCCGGCCTGGTTTCCCCAGGCGCTCCGGCGATGGACAAGCTGGCCGAGCGCTGGAAGAGCTTCCGCGGCGACCTGGCGATCCTGAGCTACGACGACGAGCACGCCATCCGCTTCATGACCGCCATGCACAAGATCGGTCTCAACGCACCGGATGACTACGCCATCATCGGGTATAACGACACCGAGGCCAGCCGGTACAGCGACCCACCGCTCAGTTCGGTACGCCAAAACTTTGACTACATCGGCGAATGGCTCCTGAAAAGTGCGCTCGGCCTGAGCAAGAACCGCATCTGCCAGTCCTCGAAAGACCCGAAGCTTCAATTGCTCGTGCGCAACACCTGCGGTGGCATGGATCACCTCGATACGTTGAAAACCTTCCAGCTTCCCACGATCGACCTCATCCTCGACAGCAAGGGACTTCCGGAGCCAGTAATCTCCGAGGAGGACGAAGAAGAGCCAGCCCTTTCCTCGACGCCCTGA